One segment of Hirundo rustica isolate bHirRus1 chromosome 21, bHirRus1.pri.v3, whole genome shotgun sequence DNA contains the following:
- the CNGA2 gene encoding cyclic nucleotide-gated olfactory channel: MTLTLLLCPCSVNNSLLCLSPMSRIARLVLVLRDWANKSLHEEQRPDPFLERFQGPELLAVAAGAAGEPEDEEAEKLHKKGKWLLFVVDPAGDWYYRWLAVIAVPVLYNWSLLVARACFTDLQKTYFVLWLVLDYISDALYLGDTVIRLHTGFLEQGLLVKDPKKLRDNYIHTLQFKLDVLSTLPTDLAYFSVGLHCPELRFNRLLRFPRMFEFFDRTETRTSHPNIFRISNLVLYILVIIHWNACIYYAISKAIGFGEDSWVYPNVTDPEYGYLTREYVYCLYWSTLTLTTIGETPPPVRDEEYLFVIFDFLVGVLIFATIVGNVGSMISNMNATRAEFQAKIDAIKHYMQFRKVSKDLETKVIKWFDYLWTNKKAVDEREVLKNLPDKLRAEIAINVHLETLKKVRIFQNCEAGLLVELVLKLRPQVFSPGDFVCRKGDIGKEMYIIKEGKLAVVADDGVTQYALLTAGGCFGEISILNIKGSKMGNRRTANIRSLGYSDLFCLSKEDLMEAITEYPDAKRILEERGREILIKEGLLDESAAEESTEGKSMEERLDRVASSLDTLHSRFGRLLTEYNDAQMQLKQRITALESKMRQEEPEEFFSDSSDSLFEDEKETSPGGVQ, translated from the exons atGACTCTGACTCTTTTGCTTTGTCCTTGCTCTGTTAACaactccctgctctgcctctctcccatGTCCAGGATCGCCCGGCTGGTGCTGGTGCTCAGGGACTGGGCCAACAAGAGCCTGCACGAGGAGCAGAGGCCAGACCCCTTCCTGGAGCGTTTTCAAGGCCCTGAGCTcctggcagtggctgcaggtgctgccgGTGAACCTGAGGATGAGGAGGCTGAGAAGTTACACAAAAA GGGGAAGTGGCTGCTCTTTGTGGTGGACCCTGCTGGGGACTGGTATTACCGCTGGCTGGCTGTGATTGCAGTTCCTGTCCTCTATAACTGGAGCTTGCTCGTGGCCAG GGCTTGCTTCACCGACCTGCAGAAGACTTATTTTGTGCTGTGGCTGGTGTTAGATTACATCTCAGATGCTCTCTACCTCGGGGACACAGTGATCCGCCTGCACACag GATTCCTGGAACAGGGCCTCCTGGTTAAGGACCCGAAGAAGTTACGGGACAACTACATCCACACGCTGCAGTTCAAGCTGGATGTTCTCTCCACCCTGCCCACAGACCTGGCCTATTTTTCGGTGGGGCTGCACTGCCCTGAGCTGCGTTTCAACAGGCTGCTGCGCTTCCCCCGCATGTTCGAGTTCTTCGACAGGACCGAGACCAGAACCAGCCACCCCAACATCTTCCGCATCAGCAACCTGGTTCTTTACATCCTGGTCATCATCCACTGGAACGCCTGCATTTATTACGCCATCTCCAAGGCCATAGGCTTCGGGGAGGACAGCTGGGTCTACCCCAATGTCACGGACCCTGAGTACGGCTATCTGACCCGGGAGTACGTCTACTGCCTTTACTGGTCCACGCTGACCCTGACCACCATCGGGGAGACGCCTCCCCCCGTGAGGGATGAAGAGTACCTCTTCGTGATCTTCGATTTCCTCGTCGGCGTCCTCATCTTCGCCACCATCGTGGGCAACGTGGGGTCCATGATCTCCAACATGAACGCCACCAGGGCGGAGTTCCAGGCCAAGATCGACGCCATCAAGCACTACATGCAGTTCCGCAAGGTGAGCAAGGACTTGGAAACCAAAGTCATCAAGTGGTTCGACTACCTGTGGACCAACAAGAAGGCGGTGGACGAGCGGGAGGTGCTCAAGAACCTGCCTGATAAGTTAAGGGCAGAGATCGCCATCAACGTTCACCTGGAGACACTGAAGAAGGTGAGGATTTTCCAGAACTGTGAGGCAGGGCTGCTGGTGGAGCTGGTGCTGAAGCTCCGCCCGCAGGTGTTCAGCCCGGGGGATTTCGTGTGCCGGAAAGGGGACATCGGGAAGGAGATGTACATCATCAAGGAGGGCAAGCTGGCCGTGGTGGCGGATGATGGGGTGACGCAGTATGCTTTGCTCACCGCAGGGGGCTGCTTCGGCGAGATCAGCATCCTCAACATCAAAGGGAGCAAAATGGGCAACAGGCGCACGGCCAACATCCGCAGCCTGGGCTACTCTGATCTCTTCTGCCTGTCAAAGGAAGATCTCATGGAAGCGATCACGGAGTACCCTGATGCCAAAAGGATCTTGGAGGAGCGTGGCAGGGAGATCCTAATCAAGGAAGGGCTGCTGGATGAGTCAGCTGCGGAGGAGAGCACGGAAGGGAAGAGcatggaggagaggctggacaGGGTGGCCTCGAGCCTGGACACGCTGCACAGCCGCTTTGGCCGGCTCCTGACTGAGTACAACGATGCCCAGATGCAGCTCAAGCAGCGCATCACTGCTCTGGAGTCCAAGATGAGGCAGGAGGAGCCGGAGGAGTTCTTCTCTGACAGCTCAGACAGTCTGTTTGAGGATGAGAAGGAAACTTCCCCTGGTGGGGTGCAGTGA